The genomic region CTTTTAAAGCAGTCCGTTTTCAAATTGTTTCAGATAATAGAAGTGTCACTGAGTATGAACTTTATGATGGTGTCATTATCAATAAAGAAAATAGTGGTACCGGCTGGCTATTAGAAATCGTGATATCTGATATACATAAAGAACAAATGGAAGCATATTTTGAAAATGAAACGCTTCTTGATATCCGCGTTGTCATCACGCGTCCATCAAATGATCCCGCATTATTTGATGCAACTATTAAACATATTACACAGCTTGAAGATGCTATCTCTATTGTATTTGAGTGTCATATTTATACATTGCGTCAAGTGTATGCCGAAAGTCTTTTAGAACAACTTGTAAATGAAGGATTAGAGGGAGAAGATTTAATTACAACTTTTAATCGCATGATGCAATCTAAACCACGCCTAAAAGATGAACGTCAATAAATAACAGGAAAAATAGACTGAGACATAATCCAAAACAAATAACGCTAAGATGATTTTTTATAAAATGTATCTTAGCGTTATTTGTATGATATAACTTCACTTTCCGAGGAGACAGCCTCAGAAGTCTCGTCATCAATACTTCGTGTATGTATGTCATGTACCACTGTTATACTTTAAAAAATAAGATATTTCGTATCATTTAATTAACAGGAAAAACTTCGAGATTTTTCGTACTTACTTACGAAAACCTCGAAGTTTTTCGATTACTGATATATCAGACTCTATATCATTTTATGCTTTTGGGTCTTGTAGTGCAAATGTCAATTCGCATGAACAAGCTACTTGCCCCTCAACAGTAGCCTTAGCCGTACCTTTTCCAATTGGCCCTTTTATTTTTGTGATTTCAACCTCTAAT from Staphylococcus felis harbors:
- a CDS encoding YwpF-like family protein, with the protein product MKTFKAVRFQIVSDNRSVTEYELYDGVIINKENSGTGWLLEIVISDIHKEQMEAYFENETLLDIRVVITRPSNDPALFDATIKHITQLEDAISIVFECHIYTLRQVYAESLLEQLVNEGLEGEDLITTFNRMMQSKPRLKDERQ